In one window of Arctopsyche grandis isolate Sample6627 chromosome 6, ASM5162203v2, whole genome shotgun sequence DNA:
- the DCTN5-p25 gene encoding dynactin 5, p25 subunit, whose amino-acid sequence MELQDIPYNKSEYVETASGNKVSRQTVLCGSQNIVLHGKVIVQSDAIIRGDLANVKTGRFCIISKGAVIRPPFKKFSKGVAFFPLHMGDHVFIGENSIVNAAVVGSYVYIGKNVVIGRRCVLKDCCMIEDGAVLPAETVVSSFTRYGGSPARVVADLPEVTQDLMVDFTKNYYQHFVPARM is encoded by the exons ATGGAGTTGCAGGATATCCCGTATAATAAATCTGAATATGTTGAGACT GCATCTGGAAATAAAGTTAGCAGGCAAACTGTTTTATGTGGCTCTCAAAATATAGTTTTACACGGTAAGGTTATTGTACAGAGTGATGCAATAATCAGAGGTGATTTAGCTAATGTCAAAACTGGTAGATTTTGCATAATTAGTAAAGGCGCTGTGATTCGACCCCCTTTCAAAAAATTCAGTAAAGG TGTTGCCTTTTTCCCTCTTCATATGGGAGACCATGTATTTATCGGAGAAAATTCAATAGTCAATGCTGCAGTGGTAGGATCTTATGTTTATATTGGAAAAAATGTTGTAATT GGACGGAGATGCGTGTTAAAAGATTGTTGTATGATAGAAGATGGCGCTGTTTTGCCTGCAGAAACAGTAGTTTCCAGTTTTACAAGGTATGGTGGCTCTCCAGCTCGTGTTGTTGCAGATTTACCCGAAGTTACTCAAGATCTTATGGTTGATTTTACAAAGAATTATTATCAACATTTTGTTCCAGCGAGAATGTAA